One Paramisgurnus dabryanus chromosome 8, PD_genome_1.1, whole genome shotgun sequence DNA window includes the following coding sequences:
- the LOC135770185 gene encoding sialoadhesin-like, which yields MKALIYLLFQGVLLYETLAWEVRMPSEIRGLKGSCLVIPCSYSYTSNPPTKPRRVVWYQYVWSGYPIVYDPWYPDSVIYKFRGKTDTYNPKNSNRDCSLLIKSVDPSHNGEKLYTWIDPENIGKSTYKFYDVTSTIIVDTNPQQPIINNSGGLKIGDSITVACYTLHTCPYRKPNIVLKGIEGSDKIDDVHIKNGQWKTTLTRTGVVKAERSDIECTVTHHGGRTTRATKSQSAKCVHYNITIEPQLAAEIIEGVAKTFTCTVQHSCQTNPPILSWNYENMPVKDGKKPLTGFELATFSTITFLGAKKDDGKKLICTTNISGQKITASVDLHVQQPSKPVTPVQDFTEPPKSVTPVQNKSASQNKSDVMTFKTTGLYILAPSFAFLLICIFAGVIIYKNCNRSNDLYAAVAVKTSPKARIPSPNSSNDLYAAVAVKTSPKARIPSPKRYCAF from the exons ATGAAAGCACTGATATATCTTCTGTTTCAAG GTGTTCTGCTGTATGAGACTTTGGCTTGGGAAGTGAGAATGCCATCAGAAATTCGTGGCCTCAAAGGTTCCTGTCTGGTTATACCGTGCTCTTACTCTTACACTTCAAACCCACCTACTAAACCACGTAGAGTTGTGTGGTATCAGTATGTGTGGAGTGGCTACCCTATAGTTTATGATCCCTGGTATCCAGACAGTGTTATTTACAAGTTCAGAGGAAAAACTGATACATATAACCCTAAAAACTCAAATCGGGATTGTAGTCTGTTGATCAAAAGCGTGGATCCGTCTCACAATGGAGAAAAATTATATACATGGATTGACCCAGAAAATATTGGAAAGAGCACCTATAAGTTTTATGATGTCACCTCCACAATTATTGTTGACA CAAATCCACAGCAGCCCATTATTAATAATTCTGGAGGTTTAAAGATCGGTGACAGCATTACAGTAGCGTGTTACACCTTACACACCTGTCCATACAGAAAACCAAACATCGTTCTGAAGGGTATTGAAGGATCTGATAAAATAGATGATGTCCATATAAAAAATGGTCAATGGAAAACCACTCTGACACGCACCGGTGTTGTGAAGGCTGAACGCTCAGATATTGAGTGTACTGTAACACATCATGGAGGCAGAACAACAAGAGCTACAAAATCACAAAGTGCaaaat GTGTCCATTATAATATAACCATTGAGCCTCAACTAGCAGCTGAAATCATAGAGGGTGTTGCAAAGACCTTCACTTGTACCGTCCAGCATTCCTGCCAGACGAATCCTCCAATCCTCTCCTGGAACTATGAGAACATGCCGGTCAAAGATGGAAAGAAACCACTTACAGGGTTTGAATTGGCCACATTTTCCACCATAACCTTTCTGGGGGCAAAGAAAGACGATGGGAAGAAATTAATCTGCACTACAAATATTTCTGGACAGAAAATCACAGCATCTGTCGACTTACATGTACAAC AGCCTTCAAAACCAGTGACTCCAGTTCAag ATTTTACAGAGCCTCCAAAATCAGTGACCCCAGTCCAgaataaat CTGCTTCCCAGAATAAATCCGATGTGATGACCTTTAAGACAACTGGGCTTTACATTCTAGCCCCTTCATTTGCCTTTCTTCTCATTTGCATATTTGCTGGAGTCATCATATATAAGAACTGTAACAG GTCAAATGATCTGTATGCAGCTGTGGCAGTCAAAACTTCCCCTAAAGCCCGTATACCATCACCAAACAG TTCAAATGATCTGTATGCAGCTGTGGCAGTCAAAACTTCCCCTAAAGCCCGTATACCATCACCAAAGAGGTACTGTGCATTTTAA
- the LOC135770186 gene encoding sialoadhesin-like, with protein MSAQATRNVLQVQTLLKRQGILAVHLGVLWRERDKQTPAGGDELSPRPPNSPGTNVAPKGLQMVLWTREPLVGFHPVHLFEQVAEKFISGIFIGKRKHCDPGMKGLIYLLFQGVLLYETLSWEVRMPKEIHGLKGSCLVIPCSYSYTLYPPTNPRRVVWYQWVSKGYPLVYDPLNPDSVIDKFRGKTDIYNPTNSDRDCSLLIKGVDSSHNGEKLYAWIDPKNVGWRTYKFYDVTSTIIVDTNPQQPIINISGGLKTGDSITVGCYTNHTCPYRKPNIVLKGIEGSDKIDDVRMENGQWKTTLTRTGVVEAESFDIECTVTHHGGITTRATKSQSAKCVYYSITIEPKQAADIIEGVDMNFTCTVHHSCLKNPPILSWNYENMSVKNGKKQLTGFELATFSTITFLGAKNDDGKKLICTTNISAQKITASVDLHVQHSFTESPKPVTPVQNKYSFTEPPKPMTAVQDNTSVSQNEPDVRTSDLKTIGLYILAPSFAFLLICIFAGVIMYKKCNRSSPGNPQESQPEQSSNDLYAAVGVKTSPKDPISSPKRYCAI; from the exons ATGTCGGCTCAAGCAACCAGGAACGTTCTTCAGGTCCAAACCCTTCTCAAGAGACAAGGTATTCTAGCTGTCCACCTTGGC GTTCTGTGGAGGGAGAGGGATAAACAG ACCCCTGCAGGTGGTGATGAGCTGAGTCCCAGACCCCCTAACTCTCCTGGAACCAATGTTGCACCGAAGGGACTGCAGATGGTTCTTTGGACCAGGGAACCTTTGG ttGGTTTTCATCCAGTCCACTTGTTTGAGCAGGTGGCTGAGAAG TTTATAAGTGGGATTTTTATAGGTAAGAGGAAGCATTGTGATCCAGGGATGAAAGGACTGATATATCTTCTGTTTCAAG GTGTTCTGCTGTATGAGACTTTGTCATGGGAAGTGAGAATGCCAAAGGAAATTCATGGCCTCAAAGGTTCATGTCTGGTTATACCGTGCTCTTACTCTTACACTTTATACCCACCTACTAACCCACGTAGAGTTGTGTGGTATCAGTGGGTGTCGAAAGGATACCCTTTAGTTTATGATCCCTTGAATCCAGACAGTGTCATTGACAAGTTCAGAGGAAAAACTGATATATATAACCCTACAAACTCAGATCGGGATTGTAGTCTGCTGATCAAAGGCGTGGATTCATCTCACAATGGAGAAAAATTATATGCATGGATTGACCCAAAAAATGTTGGATGGCGCACCTATAAGTTTTATGACGTCACCTCCACGATTATTGTTGACA CAAATCCACAGCAGCCCATCATTAATATTTCTGGAGGTTTAAAGACCGGTGACAGCATTACAGTAGGGTGTTACACCAACCACACCTGTCCATACAGAAAACCAAACATCGTTCTGAAGGGTATTGAAGGATCTGATAAAATCGATGATGTCCGTATGGAAAATGGTCAATGGAAAACCACTCTGACACGCACCGGTGTTGTGGAGGCTGAAAGCTTTGATATTGAGTGTACTGTAACACATCATGGAGGCATAACAACAAGAGCTACAAAATCACAAAGTGCaaaat GTGTCTATTATAGTATAACCATTGAGCCTAAACAGGCAGCAGATATCATAGAGGGTGTTGATATGAACTTCACTTGTACCGTCCATCATTCCTGCCTAAAGAATCCGCCGATCCTCTCCTGGAACTATGAGAATATGTCGGtcaaaaatggaaagaaacaaCTTACAGGGTTTGAATTGGCCACCTTTTCCACCATAACCTTTTTGGGGGCAAAGAATGACGATGGGAAGAAATTAATCTGCACTACAAATATTTCTGCACAGAAAATCACAGCATCTGTCGACTTACATGTACAAC ATTCTTTTACAGAGTCTCCAAAACCAGTAACTCCCGTCCAgaataaat ATTCTTTTACAGAGCCTCCAAAACCAATGACTGCAGTCCAAGATAATacat CTGTTTCCCAGAATGAACCCGATGTTAGGACCTCTGACTTGAAGACAATTGGGCTTTACATTCTAGCCCCTTCATTTGCCTTTCTTCTCATTTGCATATTTGCTGGAGTCATCATGTACAAGAAGTGCAACAG GTCTTCTCCTGGTAATCCACAAGAATCACAGCCTGAACAAAG CTCAAATGATCTGTATGCAGCTGTGGGAGTCAAAACATCCCCTAAAGACCCTATATCATCACCAAAGAGGTATTGTGCAATTTAA